In Labrus bergylta chromosome 11, fLabBer1.1, whole genome shotgun sequence, one genomic interval encodes:
- the hic1 gene encoding hypermethylated in cancer 1 protein isoform X1: MIIKGDLDRMAEHIGHAGGGLKTMLDAMDVPSHARDLLLQLNSQRTKGFLCDVIIVVQNALFRAHKNILAASSLYLKSLVVHDNLINLDHEMVSPGVFRVILDYIYTGRLTEGDPTSPTEPNLGAVLAAASYLQLLDLVALCKKKLKRNGKYPPRPSPAFLPYPKMGPASLGIGGGGRYRVSTPVIQSCHSHASRAPPLEELVPHRLAIHAGELYAPTSTQGSQVFPSLQPALVAQLGRSAHPERNCSPNFGLDLSKKSPNSQSQHTPSHLANTHNEEERDGTQSERNSPMQGTNGRAFTSEKMESTDQASSLTPPPFPHLNQPLAPHLPHVHRSGSQSTDRYLCPPSPDNPTDGGEAGRDMGNIYRWVKPEPYAAEDEDEDEDDEEGGENGDQHHNHNKTGEDSEGADDKSGSGTEETGSSEGRPSPPGAMGRFHMPYEPESFGDNLYVCIPCDKGFPSSEQLNAHVETHTEEELYGNSGGEMGNINNTSTKNMSSNTNGYGSLNSSNNLNSLSHLDTKSSQGLGSGGIMEMMRPYRCSSCEKSYKDPATLRQHEKTHWLTRPYPCSICGKKFTQRGTMTRHMRSHLGLKPFACDSCGMRFTRQYRLTEHMRIHSGEKPYECQVCGGKFAQQRNLISHMKMHSSGGSAGGLTDGKLKLDFTEGIYPLSKYAAEHLGLKQEKANELLIQAQQQLVADAKAMESLYPLSKLASEHLGLSHDKMDILGQALPPPSQALSEARIIDRYSPS; the protein is encoded by the exons ATGATCATTAAGGGAGACTTAGATCGGATGGCAGAACACATCGGGCATGCAG GTGGCGGACTGAAGACGATGCTGGATGCCATGGATGTTCCAAGTCATGCTAGGgatctcctgctgcagctcaaCAGCCAGCGAACCAAGGGCttcctgtgtgatgtcatcattgtgGTGCAGAACGCCCTCTTCAGAGCTCACAAGAACATTCTGGCTGCCAGTAGCCTCTACTTGAAATCTTTGGTGGTCCACGACAATCTCATCAACCTTGACCACGAGATGGTGAGTCCTGGGGTCTTCAGGGTCATTCTGGACTATATCTACACAGGCCGCCTTACTGAGGGAGACCCCACCTCTCCCACTGAACCGAATCTAGGGGCCGTGTTGGCAGCAGCTAGTTACCTGCAGCTGCTTGACCTAGTGGCCTTGTGTAAAAAGAAGCTGAAAAGAAATGGCAAGTACCCTCCACGCCCAAGTCCTGCATTTCTGCCCTACCCAAAGATGGGGCCTGCCAGTTTGGGTATAGGAGGTGGGGGCAGGTATAGAGTTTCTACACCTGTCATTCAGTCCTGCCACAGCCATGCATCCCGGGCACCACCACTAGAGGAGCTGGTTCCCCATCGACTAGCCATCCATGCCGGGGAGCTGTATGCCCCCACCTCCACCCAGGGCTCTCAGGTGTTCCCCTCCCTGCAGCCAGCTCTGGTCGCGCAGCTCGGCCGTTCAGCCCACCCAGAGAGGAACTGCTCCCCCAACTTTGGCCTTGATCTCTCCAAGAAAAGCCCAAACTCCCAGTCCCAGCACACACCCTCCCATCTGGCAAACACCCACAATGAAGAGGAGCGAGATGGAACCCAGAGTGAGCGCAACAGCCCCATGCAGGGGACCAACGGGAGGGCCTTCACCTCGGAAAAAATGGAGTCCACAGATCAGGCGAGCTCCCTAACTCCTCCACCTTTCCCCCATCTCAACCAGCCTCTCGCCCCGCACCTCCCCCACGTGCACCGCTCGGGCTCCCAGAGCACAGATCGCTACCTGTGCCCCCCCAGCCCTGACAACCCCACAGACGGTGGAGAGGCAGGCAGAGACATGGGCAACATCTATCGCTGGGTGAAACCTGAGCCATACGCagctgaagatgaagatgaggatgaggatgatgaggaaGGGGGTGAAAATGGAGACCAGCACCATAACCACAACAAAACTGGGGAGGACAGTGAAGGAGCGGACGACAAGAGTGGGTCGGGCACGGAGGAGACAGGCAGCAGCGAAGGTCGCCCTTCTCCCCCTGGAGCGATGGGGAGGTTCCACATGCCTTACGAGCCAGAGAGCTTCGGGGACAATCTGTACGTCTGCATCCCCTGTGACAAAGGTTTCCCGAGCTCGGAGCAGCTCAACGCACACGTGGAGACGcacacagaggaggagctgTACGGCAATTCTGGAGGGGAGATGGGGAACATCAATAACACCAGCACCAAAAACATGAGCAGCAATACAAATGGTTACGGGAGCCtgaacagcagcaacaacttGAACAGTCTGtcccacctggacaccaaatCCAGCCAGGGTTTGGGTTCAGGCGGCATCATGGAGATGATGCGACCTTACCGCTGCTCCTCCTGCGAAAAGTCCTACAAAGACCCCGCCACTCTGCGCCAGCACGAGAAGACCCACTGGCTGACCCGGCCTTACCCCTGCAGCATCTGCGGCAAGAAGTTCACGCAGCGTGGCACCATGACACGCCACATGCGGAGCCACCTGGGCCTTAAACCCTTCGCCTGCGACTCCTGCGGGATGCGCTTCACCCGGCAGTATCGCCTCACGGAGCACATGCGCATACACTCAGGGGAGAAGCCCTATGAATGTCAGGTGTGCGGCGGAAAGTTTGCCCAGCAGCGCAACCTCATCAGCCACATGAAGATGCACAGCAGTGGAGGAAGCGCCGGGGGTTTGACAGATGGGAAACTGAAGCTGGACTTTACAGAGGGCATCTATCCTCTGAGTAAATATGCAGCAGAGCATCTGGGCCTGAAGCAGGAGAAAGCTAACGAGCTTCTCATCCAAGCTCAGCAGCAACTGGTGGCCGATGCAAAGGCCATGGAGAGCCTCTACCCGCTGTCCAAACTGGCCTCAGAGCACCTGGGCCTCTCCCACGACAAGATGGACATCCTTGGCCAAgccctcccccctccttcaCAGGCCCTCTCTGAAGCTCGCATCATTGACCGCTACTCCCCCAGCTAA
- the hic1 gene encoding hypermethylated in cancer 1 protein isoform X2, with protein MLDAMDVPSHARDLLLQLNSQRTKGFLCDVIIVVQNALFRAHKNILAASSLYLKSLVVHDNLINLDHEMVSPGVFRVILDYIYTGRLTEGDPTSPTEPNLGAVLAAASYLQLLDLVALCKKKLKRNGKYPPRPSPAFLPYPKMGPASLGIGGGGRYRVSTPVIQSCHSHASRAPPLEELVPHRLAIHAGELYAPTSTQGSQVFPSLQPALVAQLGRSAHPERNCSPNFGLDLSKKSPNSQSQHTPSHLANTHNEEERDGTQSERNSPMQGTNGRAFTSEKMESTDQASSLTPPPFPHLNQPLAPHLPHVHRSGSQSTDRYLCPPSPDNPTDGGEAGRDMGNIYRWVKPEPYAAEDEDEDEDDEEGGENGDQHHNHNKTGEDSEGADDKSGSGTEETGSSEGRPSPPGAMGRFHMPYEPESFGDNLYVCIPCDKGFPSSEQLNAHVETHTEEELYGNSGGEMGNINNTSTKNMSSNTNGYGSLNSSNNLNSLSHLDTKSSQGLGSGGIMEMMRPYRCSSCEKSYKDPATLRQHEKTHWLTRPYPCSICGKKFTQRGTMTRHMRSHLGLKPFACDSCGMRFTRQYRLTEHMRIHSGEKPYECQVCGGKFAQQRNLISHMKMHSSGGSAGGLTDGKLKLDFTEGIYPLSKYAAEHLGLKQEKANELLIQAQQQLVADAKAMESLYPLSKLASEHLGLSHDKMDILGQALPPPSQALSEARIIDRYSPS; from the coding sequence ATGCTGGATGCCATGGATGTTCCAAGTCATGCTAGGgatctcctgctgcagctcaaCAGCCAGCGAACCAAGGGCttcctgtgtgatgtcatcattgtgGTGCAGAACGCCCTCTTCAGAGCTCACAAGAACATTCTGGCTGCCAGTAGCCTCTACTTGAAATCTTTGGTGGTCCACGACAATCTCATCAACCTTGACCACGAGATGGTGAGTCCTGGGGTCTTCAGGGTCATTCTGGACTATATCTACACAGGCCGCCTTACTGAGGGAGACCCCACCTCTCCCACTGAACCGAATCTAGGGGCCGTGTTGGCAGCAGCTAGTTACCTGCAGCTGCTTGACCTAGTGGCCTTGTGTAAAAAGAAGCTGAAAAGAAATGGCAAGTACCCTCCACGCCCAAGTCCTGCATTTCTGCCCTACCCAAAGATGGGGCCTGCCAGTTTGGGTATAGGAGGTGGGGGCAGGTATAGAGTTTCTACACCTGTCATTCAGTCCTGCCACAGCCATGCATCCCGGGCACCACCACTAGAGGAGCTGGTTCCCCATCGACTAGCCATCCATGCCGGGGAGCTGTATGCCCCCACCTCCACCCAGGGCTCTCAGGTGTTCCCCTCCCTGCAGCCAGCTCTGGTCGCGCAGCTCGGCCGTTCAGCCCACCCAGAGAGGAACTGCTCCCCCAACTTTGGCCTTGATCTCTCCAAGAAAAGCCCAAACTCCCAGTCCCAGCACACACCCTCCCATCTGGCAAACACCCACAATGAAGAGGAGCGAGATGGAACCCAGAGTGAGCGCAACAGCCCCATGCAGGGGACCAACGGGAGGGCCTTCACCTCGGAAAAAATGGAGTCCACAGATCAGGCGAGCTCCCTAACTCCTCCACCTTTCCCCCATCTCAACCAGCCTCTCGCCCCGCACCTCCCCCACGTGCACCGCTCGGGCTCCCAGAGCACAGATCGCTACCTGTGCCCCCCCAGCCCTGACAACCCCACAGACGGTGGAGAGGCAGGCAGAGACATGGGCAACATCTATCGCTGGGTGAAACCTGAGCCATACGCagctgaagatgaagatgaggatgaggatgatgaggaaGGGGGTGAAAATGGAGACCAGCACCATAACCACAACAAAACTGGGGAGGACAGTGAAGGAGCGGACGACAAGAGTGGGTCGGGCACGGAGGAGACAGGCAGCAGCGAAGGTCGCCCTTCTCCCCCTGGAGCGATGGGGAGGTTCCACATGCCTTACGAGCCAGAGAGCTTCGGGGACAATCTGTACGTCTGCATCCCCTGTGACAAAGGTTTCCCGAGCTCGGAGCAGCTCAACGCACACGTGGAGACGcacacagaggaggagctgTACGGCAATTCTGGAGGGGAGATGGGGAACATCAATAACACCAGCACCAAAAACATGAGCAGCAATACAAATGGTTACGGGAGCCtgaacagcagcaacaacttGAACAGTCTGtcccacctggacaccaaatCCAGCCAGGGTTTGGGTTCAGGCGGCATCATGGAGATGATGCGACCTTACCGCTGCTCCTCCTGCGAAAAGTCCTACAAAGACCCCGCCACTCTGCGCCAGCACGAGAAGACCCACTGGCTGACCCGGCCTTACCCCTGCAGCATCTGCGGCAAGAAGTTCACGCAGCGTGGCACCATGACACGCCACATGCGGAGCCACCTGGGCCTTAAACCCTTCGCCTGCGACTCCTGCGGGATGCGCTTCACCCGGCAGTATCGCCTCACGGAGCACATGCGCATACACTCAGGGGAGAAGCCCTATGAATGTCAGGTGTGCGGCGGAAAGTTTGCCCAGCAGCGCAACCTCATCAGCCACATGAAGATGCACAGCAGTGGAGGAAGCGCCGGGGGTTTGACAGATGGGAAACTGAAGCTGGACTTTACAGAGGGCATCTATCCTCTGAGTAAATATGCAGCAGAGCATCTGGGCCTGAAGCAGGAGAAAGCTAACGAGCTTCTCATCCAAGCTCAGCAGCAACTGGTGGCCGATGCAAAGGCCATGGAGAGCCTCTACCCGCTGTCCAAACTGGCCTCAGAGCACCTGGGCCTCTCCCACGACAAGATGGACATCCTTGGCCAAgccctcccccctccttcaCAGGCCCTCTCTGAAGCTCGCATCATTGACCGCTACTCCCCCAGCTAA